One part of the Caproiciproducens sp. CPB-2 genome encodes these proteins:
- a CDS encoding class I SAM-dependent methyltransferase — protein sequence MDSFDPAWEEIFQNQEWGRYPGEEVIRFVARNFYKGDRARIKLLDAGCGTGAVTWYMAREGFDVYAFDGSETAVLKARERMREEGLRARICVSDAAGMPYSDCFFDGLVDSAMINGNTVQNIKMILQECFRVLKPGGKFFSTGLFKEGMTGYGTGKKLEENTYREITAGNLAHRGTVHFFGEQEIQALWSEAGFRNIVIDSIERTEQGGQNRIWYYLAEAEK from the coding sequence ATGGACAGCTTTGACCCGGCATGGGAAGAGATTTTTCAAAATCAGGAATGGGGCAGGTACCCCGGCGAAGAAGTCATCCGCTTTGTCGCGAGGAATTTTTACAAAGGCGACCGGGCCCGGATAAAACTGCTGGACGCCGGCTGCGGAACGGGGGCCGTCACCTGGTACATGGCCAGAGAGGGCTTTGACGTTTACGCTTTCGACGGTTCGGAAACGGCCGTCCTTAAAGCCAGGGAAAGAATGCGGGAGGAGGGGCTGCGCGCCCGTATCTGTGTCAGCGATGCCGCCGGCATGCCCTATTCCGATTGCTTTTTCGACGGTTTGGTGGACTCGGCCATGATCAACGGCAATACGGTCCAAAACATAAAAATGATTTTACAGGAATGCTTCCGCGTGCTGAAGCCGGGCGGAAAATTCTTCTCCACCGGCCTGTTCAAGGAGGGAATGACCGGCTACGGTACAGGGAAGAAGCTGGAAGAAAATACTTACCGGGAAATTACCGCGGGGAATCTGGCCCACAGGGGCACGGTCCATTTTTTCGGGGAGCAGGAGATTCAGGCTCTCTGGTCGGAAGCCGGATTCCGGAATATTGTCATTGACTCCATCGAAAGAACCGAGCAGGGCGGGCAAAACAGGATATGGTATTATCTGGCGGAGGCCGAAAAATAA
- a CDS encoding DUF4183 domain-containing protein: MALQLFKLVMAGATETVPTQSRYFGTTSADITITSTVSYTIAPGSLVDDDGATVAEITTATDNNGFYMLFINGTLTQSGMYTVDSAAGITIGNAALTAPVTILASSPITLGVTNFAPVTSITG; this comes from the coding sequence ATGGCATTACAGTTATTCAAACTGGTTATGGCCGGTGCAACCGAAACAGTGCCGACACAGTCGAGGTATTTTGGAACAACCTCTGCGGATATCACCATCACCTCCACTGTTTCCTACACCATAGCGCCCGGCAGTCTGGTGGATGACGACGGCGCCACGGTAGCCGAGATAACGACCGCAACCGATAACAACGGTTTCTATATGTTATTCATCAACGGCACACTGACTCAGTCCGGTATGTACACCGTCGATTCCGCGGCCGGCATTACCATCGGCAACGCCGCGCTCACCGCACCGGTCACCATTCTGGCCAGTTCCCCCATTACTTTGGGTGTAACCAACTTCGCGCCGGTCACTTCCATCACCGGCTAA